One genomic window of Conger conger chromosome 9, fConCon1.1, whole genome shotgun sequence includes the following:
- the ndufs5 gene encoding NADH dehydrogenase [ubiquinone] iron-sulfur protein 5 isoform X1 has protein sequence MLNDSAAFHQLKCSSCCPESCSIIMPFIDLHSRFGLNLDRWLLAQSGKQPFKQAARCHAFEKEWIECSSGIGLARARQECKLEFDDFYECMHRQKTYKRLQEIQKQKEKLVKEASLTGTQHH, from the exons ATGTTAAACGATTCTGCTGCATTTCATCAACTTAAGTGTTCGAGCTGTTGCCCTGAAAGCTGTTCAAT CATCATGCCATTTATCGACTTGCATTCGAGGTTTGGTCTGAATCTGGACCGTTGGCTGTTGGCCCAGAGCGGAAAACAGCCCTTTAAGCAAGCTGCACGCTGCCACGCCTTTGAGAAGGAGTGGATTGAGTGTTCCAGTGGCATCGGTCTGGCCCGCGCACGACAGGAGTGCAAGCTTGAATTTGATGACTTTTATGAATGCATGCACCGCCAGAAGACG TATAAGCGACTCcaggaaatccaaaaacaaaaagaaaagctgGTGAAGGAGGCATCCTTAACTGGGACGCAGCACCACTGA
- the ndufs5 gene encoding NADH dehydrogenase [ubiquinone] iron-sulfur protein 5 isoform X2: MPFIDLHSRFGLNLDRWLLAQSGKQPFKQAARCHAFEKEWIECSSGIGLARARQECKLEFDDFYECMHRQKTYKRLQEIQKQKEKLVKEASLTGTQHH, from the exons ATGCCATTTATCGACTTGCATTCGAGGTTTGGTCTGAATCTGGACCGTTGGCTGTTGGCCCAGAGCGGAAAACAGCCCTTTAAGCAAGCTGCACGCTGCCACGCCTTTGAGAAGGAGTGGATTGAGTGTTCCAGTGGCATCGGTCTGGCCCGCGCACGACAGGAGTGCAAGCTTGAATTTGATGACTTTTATGAATGCATGCACCGCCAGAAGACG TATAAGCGACTCcaggaaatccaaaaacaaaaagaaaagctgGTGAAGGAGGCATCCTTAACTGGGACGCAGCACCACTGA